In Spirosoma pollinicola, the genomic window AGCGGCCTTAATCAACACGTAATAGTTAGCACCTTACTTTGCGCAAACCAAAGTATGTATGAATCGTCGGGATTTAGTTAGGCGAATGGGTGCTGGCCTTGCCGCTCTTTCAGTAAACAATTTAGCCTCCGGGCATACCCTGGTAAAACCGAAACAGCGGGTATTCCGGATCGCTCACCTCACCGATGTACACATGCAACCTATGGTGGGGGCAGCCAAAGGCTTCGAAAAATGCCTCCATCATGTACAGAGTCTCCCCGATAAACCAGATCTGATTATCAACGGGGGTGATGCAATCATGGAAGCGCACGGCCGGGGAAAAGATAGCGTGAGCCGGCAATGGAGCCTCTACCAATCTGTGCTCCGTAGTGAAAATGCGTTACCCATCTTAAGCTGCATCGGAAATCATGACATCTGGTGTAAAAAGGAAACCAAAGTTTGCTTCGAAGCGGGTCGGCAGTGGGCGATGGATGAATTTCAGCTAGCGAAACGCTATTACAGCATTGACCGAAACGGCTGGCATATCATCATGCTGGACAGCGTACAGCCCAAGCCTGACGAAAGCTGGTATACCGCCCATCTGGATGAAGACCAGTTTCAATGGCTCGAAGCCGATCTTAAAGCAACCCCCGTCGAGACGCCAATTCTGGTTGTTTCGCATTTACCCATCCTGGCCGCCTGTGTGTTTTTTGACGGCGACCGTTTTACGAGCGAAAACTGGAATATCCCTGCTCGCTGGATGCATAGCGATACGGTTCGTATAACCAACTTATTCCATAAGCACCCGAATGTAAAGGCCGCTTTGAGCGGCCATATTCATTTAGTTGATCGAGTAGATTACAACGGCATTTCTTATTTCTGTAACGGAGCCGTGAGCGGAGCCTGGTGGTTTGGCAAGTATAAACAGACCGCTCCGGGTTATGCGCTTGTCGACTTATTCGACGATGGATCGGTTGAGAACACGTATACCCAGTACGTCTGAACCCAATTTTTGCAGAATCAGCGTATACTCTCCTTCTTTCCCGCCCGGTGTGTCTATTTCGGTTAGCGATTCCTGATAAATCCATGAAAAAACAGATTCTATTGGTTCTTGCCGCCTGGGTTGCCGGGATTTTGATGGCGAGAGCCCAGCCGCGCACGTCCTACTCACCCGCTCAGGCACACTCGCATAATGATTATGAGCAAACGATTCCGTTCCTGCAAGCCTATGACCAGGCCTTCGGCTCAGTAGAAGCGGATATCTATGCCCGCAACGGCCAGCTTTACGTAGCCCACGATTCGGCCAATATTACCCCCGCCCGGACATTGGAAGCGTTGTACATTAACCCCATTGTCGAAAAAGTACGCGCGAACAAGGGTAAACTGTATGCCAACGCCAGCTACGGCCTGCAATGGCTAATCGACTTAAAAACGCCTGCCCGCTTGTCGCTGCCTATACTGGTAAGGGCGCTAAGTGCTTATCCGGATATTTTTGGTTCTGGCGGGCCGGTAAAGGTTGTCGTGAGTGGCAACGTACCGACACCTGACCAGTTTAAAAATTACCCCGACTGGCTCCAGTTCGATGGACGCCCCGAGGTTGTTTACACGCCTGAACAACTCGCGCATGTTGGCCTCATCAGTCAGGCGTTTCCCGTCTATACGCGCTGGAATGGAAAAGGCTTAATCGTCAAAAATGAACGGGCCAGGATCCAGACGGTTATCCAGCAGGTACATCGACAGGGTAAAAAAATCCGTTTCTGGGCAACACCCGATAATATCAACACGTGGAAAACGCTAATGAATATGGGTGTCGATTACATCAATACCGACCAGATTACCCCCCTCGGGCATTTTCTGAGCCAACGTCAGACGGCCGAATACCAGAACCCAACGCCCCATACGCTCTACCAGCCAACCTACCGGAATAACGATAGCCGCAGCCGGGTCAAAAATGTGATCCTGCTGATTGGCGACGGCATGGGGCTTGCCCAGATTTACGCTGGACTAACGGCGAACCGGGGCGATTTAAATCTGGCGAAACTGTTGAACATTGGCTTTTCAAAAACGAGTGCGGCTGATACCTACATTACCGATTCGGCGGCCGGAGCAACGGCCATGGCCACAGGGCAAAAAACCAATAACCGTGCCATTGGAGTCGATTCGTCAGGTAATCCGGTACCTGCGATTCCGACATTGATCAAGAAATGGAACATGGTGAGCGGGCTGATATCGGCGGGTCCAGTTACCGACGCGACACCAGCGGCTTTTTATGCCCATCAGCCCGACCGCATGTTCGAACGGGAAATTGCGTCTGATTTTCTTCGTAATCCGGTTCAGATTCTGATTGGGGGCGGCTATCGGTATTTTAAGGAACAGAACGTTCTGGACACGCTCCATCAGAAAGGGTATCAGGTCGGCACGGCATTCGATCAACTGGAGAGCCTGAAACGCCCGTTTGTGTTACTGGACGATCAGTCAGTGGTGGCGGTGAGCAAAGGGCGGAAAGACTTTTTGCAGCGAAGTCTTCAAAAAACACTGCATGACCTTGACCCTAACAAAGCGGGCTTTTTCGTCATGGCTGAGGGTGCCCAGATTGACTATGGCGGACATGCCAACGACATGCGGTACGTTGTTGACGAAATGCTGGACTTTGACCGGACCATTGGCGATGCCATTCGATTCGCCGACTCGAATGGTGAAACGCTGGTTATCATCACGGCGGATCATGAAACGGGCGGATTGAGTCTTTTAGATGGCGATCTGAAGCGAGGGTATATCGATGGCAACTTCAGCACCAACGACCATTCGGGCATTATGGTGCCGGTTTTTGCCTACGGCCCACATTCGCTGGATTTTCGGGGTGTTTATGAAAACACAGAGATTCACCACAAAATCATGGCTATTTTACAGAAATATCATTTCCCTGGCAATTAGACTACCACCGGCATCAATCGCGGATTATGAAAACTATTTTCCAGATTTTCTGTCTTGTTCTGACACAGCTTTCGGTTCAGGCCCAGCTTCATAAAGACTATCCCGCGTCGGCTTATCCGGATCGGGTCATTCTTGGCTGGCAGGCTAATCCTGCTACCTCGCAATCGGTCAACTGGCGAACCGACTCGACGGTCACTAAAGCAGTTGGCGCTATTACCGAAGCAGATCCGTCACCCGATTTGGCGAGTAAAGCAACGCTCATTTCGGCCACTACCGAGCGCGTCGGGATGGATGGAAAAACGGTTCTGTATCATTCCGTTCATTTCAACGACCTGAAACCAGCTACTAAATACAACTACCGGGTGGGCGATGGCACCCACTGGACGGAGTGGTTTCAGTTTACAACAGCGCAGGATCATCCGGCTCCGTTCTCGTTCCTCTACTTTGGTGATGCTCAGAACGACATCCGCTCGCTGTGGTCGCGTGCCATTCGCGGAGCCTATTCCAAGTTGCCTACGGTAAGCCTGATGATTCACGCCGGTGACCTAATCAACAGTTCCAATGCCGACTGGCAGTGGGCCGAATGGTTTGAAGCCGGTAGTTGGATCAATGGCGTGGTGCCAACACTGGCCGTGCCCGGCAATCACGAATATTTTAAAGATGAACAGGGCAAAGCCCGTGTGTCAAGACACTGGCGACCTTCGTTTGTATTACCCGAAAACGGCCCAAAAGGCTTTGAGGAGACTGCGTACTCGTTCGATTATCAGGGCACTCGGTTTATTTTTCTGAATTCACAGCTCGCTCTGGTCGATACGTCAGCCATGACTCGTCAGGCTAATTGGCTGATTCAGACCCTGAGCAAGAATCCTAATCGCTGGACCGTGATCACCCACCACCATCCCATTTATTCAACGGCTAAGGGCCGGGATAACAACGAATGGCGGGAGCGCATGGAACCAATTTACCGAAAATACCACGTTGATCTGGTGTTACAGGGTCACGACCACACCTACGGACGAGGCTTGAACATGCCTTTAGGAAAAAGCCGTAAACATCCGGATGGACCAATCTACGTCGTGTCGGTGAGTGGCCCGAAGATGTATGATATTGGCTTACAGGACTGGATGGATCGGGCAGCTTCAAACACACAGCTTTATCAAACCATAACGATTAACAGCGACAAGCTGACCTATCAGTCCTACACCGTAACGGGTGAGAAATACGATTCATTTGAACTGGTCAAAGCCAGTAACGGACAAAACACCCTCAATGATCAGGCACTCGTATTAGCACCCGAACGGCTCGAACTACCCGTAGAGTACCGAAAAAAATATACCCCCGAACAGCTTGACGAGTACCAAAATCGTTTCAAGAACTACAAAGCGCGTAAACAGGCGAAGAAGGAATAAAGAAACATATATAAAAAGGGGCTGCTTGCTAACACCGTTCAGCAAGCAGCCCCTTTTTATATCAGTAACCCGGGTTTTGGTACATACCGGTCGGATTCAATTTTACTTCGTTGAACGGGATTGGATAGTAATAATCCTTCGTTCCGAAGTTCGTTAATTGGGCAGCCCCAAAGTCGGCCTGGCTTTTCGAGCGTATGTACGCAACCAGTTCCGTGGGTGTAAAGAAGCGTAGTAGATCAAACCAGCGTTGGTTCTCAAAAGCCAGTTCAACCCGCCGTTCGTGGAGGATAGCCAGTTTGAGCGTTGGGAATTTAGCACTGTAGTCAGGGTTGGTTTTGGCAATACTATACACCGGTAACTTGGCCCGTTCCCGAACCTGATCCAGAAACCCGATAGCCGTTGCTTCGTCGCCCAGATACAGATTTACTTCGGCCAGCATCAGGATAACATCGGCATACCGCATCAGAATCCAGTCATTGCCGCCATAGCCACTCGTTCCGGCGGTTGAACTGGCATCCCGAAATTTGGTGACGAAATAATCTTTCACCACCGCTGCGTTCGCATATTTGATGGAGTAATCCTTCCGAACATCACCGTCTTCGTATTCTTTTACCAGATCGGGGGTTACGTTACCCCCAACGCCCGTTGTTGTCCGAAGAGAATTGATCGTTTCACCCTGTGCCTGATTATTTGCGGCTATACTCGACGAATAGTTGATGTCGCCCTGTTTGTAAACAATCTGAAAAATCGTTTCCGGATTGGTCGTTTTCTTACTCACATCGAACACATCCGCGTAAGGAATCTCTTTCAGTAAACCGAACGTCCGCTTGCTGTAGGCATTGGTCAGAAAGGTTTTCGCCTGTGTCAGATTAGCGTTTCGGTTTGCCTGATCGAGTGTTGTTGCCATCGTCAGATAAACCTGTCCCAGGAGGGCGTTACCAGCCACTTTCGAAACCCGGCCTTTATTGGCAGCGGCCTGAACATCGGGGAGCGGGCTGTTTATTACGTCCGTCAAATCGGCAACAATCTGCTTATATACCGTTTCTTTTTTCTCCCGAAACGTGTTGGCCGTAACCTCTTCCGTTGTGGTAAGGGGTTTGGTCACTAAAGGCACGTCACCCCACTTGCGAACCAGCGTAAAATAGATCAGCGCCCGGATGAATTTAGCTTCCGCCTGGTACTGCGTTTTTGTTTCCGGCTTCGCAAAGGTTACCATCTCAGAACCGGCCAGCACATAATTTGCCCGCGTGATCGTCTGGTAAAGGGAATTCCAGTGCGTTTGCAGGTACGAATTACTGGGCAGGAGCGCAAAGGCGTTAAACTGAAACGGCTCTCCGGCGTTTGACTGGTTATCATTCCGACCGGTATTATCGGAGCGTTCTTCCGAAAACAGGCCACTGTTCTCGGCAATCCCGTTGTTATCGCGGAGGGCTTGATAGACGCCGTTCAGCGCCAGCAGCACATCGTTTTCGGTCTTGTAATAATCGGCCGTTACAATCGCGTTCGGGTTGTTTTCGATCAGGAAATCCTGACGGCATGCGCCCAGCAGAACCAGTATCAACACTGGTAAAAATCGAGAGAATAGTTTATACTTCATGATTTTTCAAGATTGGTTACCGGGCGAAAGCAACACCAGCGCCCGGCGTTTTCACTATCTGGTTATGGCTTAAAATGAGATTTTAGCGCCTATGTTGTAGCCTCTGGCCAGTGGGTATTTACCATAATCGACACCCGGCGACAGGTTTGCACCGTTGTTGTAATCGACTTCGGGGTTATACCCTTTGTACTTCGTTAGGGTAAATGCATTGTTTACGTTAACGTACAACCGAATACCACTTACCCGCGCTTTGGTCAGTCCGGCCACGGGCAGGTTGTACCCCAGGGTGATGTTCGTACAGCGCAGATAGGAGCCGTCCTGTAAATAGAAAGAAGATAACCGGGTACTGTTGCTCTGGGTACCTCCACGCGACGCCCGGTACACCAACCCATTGCCCGGCTGCTCTTCAGAACGATACCGGTCAGCCACGGTAGAGTACTGGTTGCCAGACCCTTCCATATTATAGACGTAATAATCCTGCCCGTCGAGCACCTGATTTCCGTAAGAACCGTTGAAGGACGCACTGGCATCAAACTCTTTATAACTGGCGTTTACCGAAAACCCATAAGTGAACTTTGGATACGGTGTACCAATCACCTGTTTGTCGGCATCCGTTACCACACCATCGCCATTGACATCCTGAAAAATCAGATCGCCGGGGCGGAGTGGGTTCGTGGAGGCTACTGACCGGGCGGGGCCTTTCAGCACATAGCCGCTTGGAAATGACTGGGTTGAGGCATTATACACCGCATTGTCGGCGGCAATATTATCCACGTCTTTCTGCCGCACCATGCCAATTACCTTGAACCCGTAAAACATCCCAACGGGCTGGCCTTCCTGCGTGATGTGGGTAATGTAGGAGCGCTCGGCACCCGCCACCAGAATGGTATTGGCACCGCCCATATTCAGGACTTTGTTGCGGTTGAACGAAATGTTTCCGCTCAGATTCAGTTTGACATCCTGCGTTGAGATAGCCCGGCCATCGACCTGAAACTCATAACCCCGGTTCTGAATTTTAGAGTTTCGCAAATTCGTCAGGATACTTGTGGCCCCGGAAATAGCCGAAATGGGCTGATTGAACAGCAGATTATACGAGTCACTAAGGTAGGTATTGGCAATAAGCAATAGCCGGTTGTTGAACAAGCCCACATCAAGGCCCAGATTAAATTGCGAGGTAGATTCCCAGCCTAGTTTCTGATCTTTGAGCGCACCGGAGTAGAAAGCTGTCTGAATCGTGCCTGATCCGAAAACGGCACCCGTCGGACTGGCCATTGTCTGCTGATACCCATACAGCGGAATATTGTAGTTACCAGTCAGGCCCCAGCTTCCCCGTAACTTAAGCGTTGAAGCTGCCCCGAGCCAGTCGGTATAAAAAGGCTCGTTGGAAATTGTCCAGCCTGCCGACAGGGACGGAAAACTACCCCAGCGGTTGGCCGGGCCAAATCGCGATGAGCCATCTGTCCGGAAGGCCGCTGTCAGGTAGTACCGGCCATCGTAGTTATACTCGGCACGGGCCAGGTAAGAAAGCAGTGTTTCTTCCTGTTTCCCTGTTCCCGTAAACCCAACACTACTGGTGGTATTGCTTTGAAAGAAATTGGTTGGGTCAGCACCTTTGGCCGTTATTTCCTGCACGGCATCATTCTGGAAACCCTGCGCCGATACACTGATCTGATCGAGGTTCGTTTTCTGAGCCGTATAGCCTACCAAGCCGTTCAGATAGTGTTTGCCAAGCTGCTTCGTATAGGTTGCGGTAAATTCGGCCAGCACGTTCTGCGTACTGAGCGTCAGGGCCGTAGCAGTAGCGGCTGCGATGGCCTGGGGTGAATAGGGCGGATTGTTCCCGTTGCTCAGGCTCGTGGGCAGGTAGTACTCGTACTTTTCGCTATAGGTCTGTAAACCGAGATTGGCTTTGGCGATGAGGCCCGGAATAATTTCGTAGCTAGCTGTTCCGTTATACGTTCCCCGTAATCCCTTACGGTTAATGTTTGTTTCCATGGCCAGCGCCACGGGATTTTCGATGGTCTGATACCCATAGACCGGCTGCTGGGCGGCTACTTCATTTTTCACCAAATTTCCCTTGTCGTCGTAAGCTCTGAAGGTTGGCGGCATAATCAGCGCTCCCAAAATGGGCCCCTGATTGAATCGTCCCTCCTGTACCTCACGGTTCGTATTTGAGGTCACAAAAAGGCTCGCGCCAACTTTGAACTTCTTGCTGATTTCGCCGTCGATGTTCGCCCGAAAGTTTACCCGTTCCTGCTTGGTCGCGACGATGATCCCCTGTTGATTTTGATACCCTCCGCTAATCAGGTAGCGCAAGCCGTTGTTACCGCCCGAAAAGGTAAGGTTGTGGCGACTCATGGACGCATTCCGGTAGAGGGCGTCCTGCCAGTCGGTGTTGTACTTAGGGGTGATCAGTTTTTGATTCGCGAAATCGTAAATATCCGTGGGGATACTCACTGAACCGGCATTCCCTACTTTGCCAATACGGGTCGCATTATCATCCGAAAACATCGCGTCGGTCCAGGTTTTGCCACTGTTCTGGACCAGATCGCGGTAGGTGTTGTTTCGTCCGTCGATAACGAGTTGAGCAAAGCCACTGGCATCCAGCAGTTTTACTTTTTTTGCCAGTTGGTTAATGCCATACTGGTACTCATAATCAAACTTACCTTTCCCGTCTTTCCCCCGTTTCGTTGTAATAATCACAACACCCCCCGACGCCCGCGAACCATAAATAGCTGCCGAAGCAGCATCTTTCAGCACGTCGATACTCTCAATATCATTGGGGTTAATGAATACATCATTACCTGCCGGAAATCCGTCGATAACATAAAGCGGATCTGAACTGGCGTTGATCGAGCCAATGCCCCGCACCCGGATTTTAGTGGTGTTATAGGGTGCTCCACCCGTCTGGGATACCTGTACACCGGCGAGTTTACCTACCAATGCCTGTCCAAGCGTTGGGGCTGTAACATTCAGTTCACGCGCTTTCACGTTTGAAATGGCACCGGTTACATCGCTTTTGCGTAAGGTTTGATACCCCACGGCTACCACTTCATTGAGTTGATTGACATCTTCTTTAAGTCTGATGGCGAGTGTCAGTTGGGAGCCAACCACCACTTCCTGCGTAGCGAAACCAACTGATGAAAATACCAGTGTGGCACCGGGATTTACGTCCAGTGTAAACTTCCCCAGAGCATCCGTAACGGTGCCTTTCCGGGTTTGTTTTTCAACGATATTGACGCCGGGAATCGGTTGATTTTGCTCATCCGTTACTGTACCCGTTATTGTCGCGGCATGGCTCAAAAGCCATCGGGCTGTATGTCTGTCAGCCAGCGTTAGTGAGTTGGGAACCAAACTGCCCAGTACCAGCAGGCAAATCAGTAACCTGCTCAATTTTGTTGAGTAGTGATTCATAATCATAGGGGTTGTATTATGGTTAGAGAAAAGCCTCTCCTACCAGGTGAGGCCTACAAAATGCACGTTACTGGTTCGTGACGACGTTACGGCCAGGCCCGTAGCCTGATCGTTGAGGAGCGTAAAGCCTTCCAGTTCATCGGCTTTATCGATGTCGATTTCTTTAATCACCTGCTGTTTGCCTTGCTTAACAGACTGATTCAAATCCACGAATGTGAACCGCCAGCGCCGACCTTCGATCTGATTCTGAATAAGTACGAGTATACCTTTGGATGGTATCCAGTGCAGGTTTTGCACCCAGGGTGAGCAGGTGAATCGCTTGACCACAACACCGGGATCGCTGGTCTTTTTTGCAGTAGCCAGACGTTCGGGGTCGTAAAGTCTTACTTCATTGCGTTTATCGCCATAATCGGCGGTAGCCACGTACCATTTATTTTGGTACTGGACGTATTCGGGACGCGTACCCTGAATGCAGGCGTCGTCTTCAATGGTATTCAGCAGATTACCGTCCAGTGTACCCGTGCGGAGCAGGCCCTCCCAGTTGACATTATAAATAACGGCACGCCATTTAGTGCCTTCGGGATTCAGCCGAATACTATTGCCGATAAACGTGGGGCCTTTACCCGTATACGCGATGCAGGTTGGGTGGTTAATAACGTCCTGGCCACCTTCTGTCAATTTGACTTCCTGCCCTGTGTAGGTAATGTTGTTTTTTTCGACAGTATAGGTACGGATAACCCCTACTTCACGGTCACCATACAAATACGCTTTATTCCCCTGATAACTAACCCCCTGGCAGGCACCGAGCGAATCAAGCGTCAGGGATGAGGAGAGCGCCAGATTAACGTCTACCCTTGAAAAGGTGACGATTTCAGCGGTGCAGATTAAGATGAAGTAGAATGCCCTCATGGGTAATTGCTGGATGAAGTTTAAGTGGGCGATGGCAGGTTTGGCCAATGTTGAATGCCCCAAAACCAGATAAAGAAGTACCCTCAGTTGATCGCTTTTTAAAAGTACAAAGGACGCCTTCGTAGATTACCTGAGTTTTAATCCAGCATTTCTATAGTGTTATTATTCTATCAGATTTTTATTAAAGAAATAAACCGGTCTTGCAGGAGATCTACAGGTCAATTATTTATTTTATCCAGCCATACAAATAAACGACTGAATGACAGGAAATTAGATTAATAAATTTATGAATCTGGTTGCCGAAAATAGCCGATACGTTCAGTATACCTGGGGAAGGCAATTTATTTTTCTACTGCTATTCTCCTCTTTCTATCTATTCCGGCCAAGGCCCAATGTGGGTTCATCCAATAGCAGTACGGCTGGTTTAATGGCTGATGCCC contains:
- a CDS encoding SusC/RagA family TonB-linked outer membrane protein, whose translation is MNHYSTKLSRLLICLLVLGSLVPNSLTLADRHTARWLLSHAATITGTVTDEQNQPIPGVNIVEKQTRKGTVTDALGKFTLDVNPGATLVFSSVGFATQEVVVGSQLTLAIRLKEDVNQLNEVVAVGYQTLRKSDVTGAISNVKARELNVTAPTLGQALVGKLAGVQVSQTGGAPYNTTKIRVRGIGSINASSDPLYVIDGFPAGNDVFINPNDIESIDVLKDAASAAIYGSRASGGVVIITTKRGKDGKGKFDYEYQYGINQLAKKVKLLDASGFAQLVIDGRNNTYRDLVQNSGKTWTDAMFSDDNATRIGKVGNAGSVSIPTDIYDFANQKLITPKYNTDWQDALYRNASMSRHNLTFSGGNNGLRYLISGGYQNQQGIIVATKQERVNFRANIDGEISKKFKVGASLFVTSNTNREVQEGRFNQGPILGALIMPPTFRAYDDKGNLVKNEVAAQQPVYGYQTIENPVALAMETNINRKGLRGTYNGTASYEIIPGLIAKANLGLQTYSEKYEYYLPTSLSNGNNPPYSPQAIAAATATALTLSTQNVLAEFTATYTKQLGKHYLNGLVGYTAQKTNLDQISVSAQGFQNDAVQEITAKGADPTNFFQSNTTSSVGFTGTGKQEETLLSYLARAEYNYDGRYYLTAAFRTDGSSRFGPANRWGSFPSLSAGWTISNEPFYTDWLGAASTLKLRGSWGLTGNYNIPLYGYQQTMASPTGAVFGSGTIQTAFYSGALKDQKLGWESTSQFNLGLDVGLFNNRLLLIANTYLSDSYNLLFNQPISAISGATSILTNLRNSKIQNRGYEFQVDGRAISTQDVKLNLSGNISFNRNKVLNMGGANTILVAGAERSYITHITQEGQPVGMFYGFKVIGMVRQKDVDNIAADNAVYNASTQSFPSGYVLKGPARSVASTNPLRPGDLIFQDVNGDGVVTDADKQVIGTPYPKFTYGFSVNASYKEFDASASFNGSYGNQVLDGQDYYVYNMEGSGNQYSTVADRYRSEEQPGNGLVYRASRGGTQSNSTRLSSFYLQDGSYLRCTNITLGYNLPVAGLTKARVSGIRLYVNVNNAFTLTKYKGYNPEVDYNNGANLSPGVDYGKYPLARGYNIGAKISF
- a CDS encoding RagB/SusD family nutrient uptake outer membrane protein; amino-acid sequence: MKYKLFSRFLPVLILVLLGACRQDFLIENNPNAIVTADYYKTENDVLLALNGVYQALRDNNGIAENSGLFSEERSDNTGRNDNQSNAGEPFQFNAFALLPSNSYLQTHWNSLYQTITRANYVLAGSEMVTFAKPETKTQYQAEAKFIRALIYFTLVRKWGDVPLVTKPLTTTEEVTANTFREKKETVYKQIVADLTDVINSPLPDVQAAANKGRVSKVAGNALLGQVYLTMATTLDQANRNANLTQAKTFLTNAYSKRTFGLLKEIPYADVFDVSKKTTNPETIFQIVYKQGDINYSSSIAANNQAQGETINSLRTTTGVGGNVTPDLVKEYEDGDVRKDYSIKYANAAVVKDYFVTKFRDASSTAGTSGYGGNDWILMRYADVILMLAEVNLYLGDEATAIGFLDQVRERAKLPVYSIAKTNPDYSAKFPTLKLAILHERRVELAFENQRWFDLLRFFTPTELVAYIRSKSQADFGAAQLTNFGTKDYYYPIPFNEVKLNPTGMYQNPGY
- a CDS encoding metallophosphoesterase family protein, with the translated sequence MNRRDLVRRMGAGLAALSVNNLASGHTLVKPKQRVFRIAHLTDVHMQPMVGAAKGFEKCLHHVQSLPDKPDLIINGGDAIMEAHGRGKDSVSRQWSLYQSVLRSENALPILSCIGNHDIWCKKETKVCFEAGRQWAMDEFQLAKRYYSIDRNGWHIIMLDSVQPKPDESWYTAHLDEDQFQWLEADLKATPVETPILVVSHLPILAACVFFDGDRFTSENWNIPARWMHSDTVRITNLFHKHPNVKAALSGHIHLVDRVDYNGISYFCNGAVSGAWWFGKYKQTAPGYALVDLFDDGSVENTYTQYV
- a CDS encoding alkaline phosphatase, whose amino-acid sequence is MKKQILLVLAAWVAGILMARAQPRTSYSPAQAHSHNDYEQTIPFLQAYDQAFGSVEADIYARNGQLYVAHDSANITPARTLEALYINPIVEKVRANKGKLYANASYGLQWLIDLKTPARLSLPILVRALSAYPDIFGSGGPVKVVVSGNVPTPDQFKNYPDWLQFDGRPEVVYTPEQLAHVGLISQAFPVYTRWNGKGLIVKNERARIQTVIQQVHRQGKKIRFWATPDNINTWKTLMNMGVDYINTDQITPLGHFLSQRQTAEYQNPTPHTLYQPTYRNNDSRSRVKNVILLIGDGMGLAQIYAGLTANRGDLNLAKLLNIGFSKTSAADTYITDSAAGATAMATGQKTNNRAIGVDSSGNPVPAIPTLIKKWNMVSGLISAGPVTDATPAAFYAHQPDRMFEREIASDFLRNPVQILIGGGYRYFKEQNVLDTLHQKGYQVGTAFDQLESLKRPFVLLDDQSVVAVSKGRKDFLQRSLQKTLHDLDPNKAGFFVMAEGAQIDYGGHANDMRYVVDEMLDFDRTIGDAIRFADSNGETLVIITADHETGGLSLLDGDLKRGYIDGNFSTNDHSGIMVPVFAYGPHSLDFRGVYENTEIHHKIMAILQKYHFPGN
- a CDS encoding purple acid phosphatase family protein; the encoded protein is MKTIFQIFCLVLTQLSVQAQLHKDYPASAYPDRVILGWQANPATSQSVNWRTDSTVTKAVGAITEADPSPDLASKATLISATTERVGMDGKTVLYHSVHFNDLKPATKYNYRVGDGTHWTEWFQFTTAQDHPAPFSFLYFGDAQNDIRSLWSRAIRGAYSKLPTVSLMIHAGDLINSSNADWQWAEWFEAGSWINGVVPTLAVPGNHEYFKDEQGKARVSRHWRPSFVLPENGPKGFEETAYSFDYQGTRFIFLNSQLALVDTSAMTRQANWLIQTLSKNPNRWTVITHHHPIYSTAKGRDNNEWRERMEPIYRKYHVDLVLQGHDHTYGRGLNMPLGKSRKHPDGPIYVVSVSGPKMYDIGLQDWMDRAASNTQLYQTITINSDKLTYQSYTVTGEKYDSFELVKASNGQNTLNDQALVLAPERLELPVEYRKKYTPEQLDEYQNRFKNYKARKQAKKE